In the genome of Caulobacter flavus, the window CCATCCGGAACATCGCCCGGGTGGCCGGCGTGGCGAAGAACTCGGCATAGGCCCGGGACAGCGCGGTGAGGCGCGCGCGGGCGTCGCCGATCGCCTTGGTGCTTTCGCGCACGGGCTCGGCCATCGTCCGTACGCTGTCGACGACCACGGTGCGGAACAGCTCGGCCTTGCTGGGGAAGTAGGCGTAGAGGGTGGCGGTCGAGACGCCCGCCGCGCGAGCCACCGCCTCCATTCCGGCGTCCGCGTAGCCTTCCTTGAGGAAGATGTCGCGAGCCGCGGCCAGGATCTCCGCCTTCTTGTGCTCGGACCGCTTCAGTCCGGCGCCGATCAGCATGGGATTCCTCAACATCAGACTGTGATGACCAAACGCTACTATCGCGTAAGTAGATCGCGCAAGCGTCCGCGAGGACTTGTGCCGAACTTTGCGCTATGGGACGCCCCGGCGCCGCCGATAGGGCGGCCGAAGACGAAGGTTGGACGGCGTGATCAAGGACGCGGAAGCGGCGCGCGAGCAGGAAGTGGCGGCCTGGCTGGGAGCCAAGGCCGACCAGACGATCGAGACCTCATGCGCGCGGGTGTTCCTGGTGGGCGAGTCCGCCTTCAAGGTGAAGCGCCCGGTCGACTTCGGTTTCCTCGACTATTCGACGCTGGAGCTGCGCCGCTGGTCGCTGCAGCGCGAGCTGTCGTTCAACCGCGCCGCCGCGCCCGACATCTATCGCGCCGTGCGCCAGCTGACCCGGACCGCCGACGGCGGGATCGAGATCGACGGGGCCGGCGAGGTTGTCGAGTACCTGCTGGAGATGCGCCGGTTCGACGGCGAATCCGTGCTGGCCTCGCAGCCCTGGGCCATCGACGACGCGCTGGAGGAGTCGCTGGGCCGCACCATCGCCCAGTTCCACGCCGGCGCCGCGCTGCGCCCGCAGGGCGGCGGCGTGTCGGCCCTGGGCTACACCATCGCCTCCAACGCCAACCTGCTGCGGGGCCTCGCCCCGCGCCTGGGCGCCCAGGCCGTCGAGCGGCTGATCGAGGAGACGGACCTGGCCCTCAAGCGCCTGGGGCCCCAGCTCGACGCCCGCGCCGGCCAGGGCTTCGCCCGCCACTGCCACGGCGACCTGCACCTGGGGAACATCCTGATCGAGGAGGGCAAGCCGATCCTCTTCGACTGCATCGAGTTCAACGACGCCCTGTCGGACATCGACGTCCAGTACGACCTGGCGTTCCTGCTGATGGACCTGGACTTCCGCCGCCGCCGCGACGCCGCCGGGCGGGTGCTGAACGCCTATCTCGACGAGGCGGCTCGCACCTTCGGCGAGGGGCTGTGGACAGGCCTGGCCGCCCTGCCGCTGATGCTCAGCGTCCGCGCCGCCGTGCGCACCCACGTCTGGGCCTATACCGGCGACGACGAGGCCGCGCGCGCCTATCTGGCCACGGCCATCGAGCACCTGGCTCCCAAGCCGGTCAGTCTGGTGGCCACGGGCGGCCTGTCGGGCTCGGGCAAGTCGACCTTCGCCCGCGTCTGCGCGCCGGGCCTGGGCGCCGCGCCCGGCGCGGTGGTGCTGCGCACCGACGAGATCCGCAAGCGCCTGTGGAACGTGCCATCGCTGCAGCGGCTGCCCAAGGAGGCCTATACCTCCGAAGTCAGCGACAAGGTCTATGACGAGCTGTTCCGCGACGCCGAACTGGTGCTCAAGGCCGGTCGTTCGGTCGTGGTCGACGCCGTGTTCATCAAGCCCGAGCAGCGCGCCCGCGCCGAAGCGCTCGCCAAGAAGCTCGACGTCGCGTTCCAGGGCGTCTGGCTTGAAGCGCCCGCCGACGTCCTGCGCGCCCGGGTCGCCGCCCGCGTCAACGACGCCTCCGACGCCGACGTCGCCGTGCTGGAAAGCCAGCTGGTCCGCGAGACGGGCGACATCGACTGGCGCCGTGTCGACACCGTCAGCGCCTTCGAGGACGAGGCCAGGGCCCTGGCTGAGCAGATGGGGTGACGGATTAGGAACCTCCCCCTGTGGGGGAGGCGGCCGTAGGCCGGTGGGGGGAAGTTTTCAGCTTCCGAACCACTGGCCAGCTTCGCAATTCCTCCCCCCCACCGATCGCTGCGCGATCACCTCCCCCCTCTGGGGGACCGCTGCAATACGCCTCTGTAGGAGTGCTGGGGACGCGGAGTGGTCGTTCTGAGGCCTCCTTTTGGAGGTCTCAGGTCGATCGGGACGGACGGGTGGCGTGATCAGGCCGTCAGGATGGCGGCGCGGCGCAGGTTGAAGGCCATGGCGGTGAGCAGCACTTGGCCGGCGGCCTTGGCCATCCCCAGATAGCGAACCCGCGTCAGACCCATGCGGCGCTTCCAGGTGGCGAAAGTGGTTTCCACGGCGGCGCGACGACGGGCGATCAGGTCGTTAAGGCGCTTCTGGCGATCGCTCAGGGGATGATAGCGGTTGGGGCGGCGCATCAGTCTGGGCTTCACGCCGGCCTGCTTGAGCCGATCGCGGCGAGCGTGGGTGTCATAGGCCTTGTCGGCGTAGACGGCCGCCTCGTCGCCCCGGATCAGGGCGTCGGCCGGGACGGTGTCGTTGACGTTTGCGGGGGTGGTGATCACCGCCCGCACCAAGCCCGAGCCCTGATCGACATTCACGTGGGCCTTGTAGCCGTAGGTCGAGCCAGACTTGCCCTTGTGCTTGGCGAAGGCCGCGTCGGGGTCCCTGGCCTTCGCCAGGGCATCGGGACCGCCCCGGGGACGTGGCGTGGCCGCCTCGATCAAGGTGGCGTCCAGCATCGCGCCCTGCTTGAGCACCAGGCCCGCGCCTTCCAACTGGCGATCCAGCTCGTCGAACAGCCGCTCGAGCAATCGCTGGCTCACCAACCGGTTACGAAACCGGCACAGCG includes:
- a CDS encoding IS5 family transposase, giving the protein MSVKATGQLGFGEIGAGRRAGSAALDRVSALVDWSGFEKALAGLREDGPGRPGYRPLLLFKALLLQAWYGLSDAELEFRLGDSLSFSRFVGLSLEDAVPDHTTLCRFRNRLVSQRLLERLFDELDRQLEGAGLVLKQGAMLDATLIEAATPRPRGGPDALAKARDPDAAFAKHKGKSGSTYGYKAHVNVDQGSGLVRAVITTPANVNDTVPADALIRGDEAAVYADKAYDTHARRDRLKQAGVKPRLMRRPNRYHPLSDRQKRLNDLIARRRAAVETTFATWKRRMGLTRVRYLGMAKAAGQVLLTAMAFNLRRAAILTA
- a CDS encoding AAA family ATPase; this encodes MIKDAEAAREQEVAAWLGAKADQTIETSCARVFLVGESAFKVKRPVDFGFLDYSTLELRRWSLQRELSFNRAAAPDIYRAVRQLTRTADGGIEIDGAGEVVEYLLEMRRFDGESVLASQPWAIDDALEESLGRTIAQFHAGAALRPQGGGVSALGYTIASNANLLRGLAPRLGAQAVERLIEETDLALKRLGPQLDARAGQGFARHCHGDLHLGNILIEEGKPILFDCIEFNDALSDIDVQYDLAFLLMDLDFRRRRDAAGRVLNAYLDEAARTFGEGLWTGLAALPLMLSVRAAVRTHVWAYTGDDEAARAYLATAIEHLAPKPVSLVATGGLSGSGKSTFARVCAPGLGAAPGAVVLRTDEIRKRLWNVPSLQRLPKEAYTSEVSDKVYDELFRDAELVLKAGRSVVVDAVFIKPEQRARAEALAKKLDVAFQGVWLEAPADVLRARVAARVNDASDADVAVLESQLVRETGDIDWRRVDTVSAFEDEARALAEQMG
- a CDS encoding TetR/AcrR family transcriptional regulator, whose amino-acid sequence is MLIGAGLKRSEHKKAEILAAARDIFLKEGYADAGMEAVARAAGVSTATLYAYFPSKAELFRTVVVDSVRTMAEPVRESTKAIGDARARLTALSRAYAEFFATPATRAMFRMVTAERRRFEGVADHFLGAARESLGGAAIQVVKDLNASGELKVDKPSWAAGQLMGMLDHATLVLGLSAGDDVQPDRPVNQIAEDAVETFLARYGTR